The Actinobacillus equuli genome includes a window with the following:
- the mnmA gene encoding tRNA 2-thiouridine(34) synthase MnmA: protein MTNQTQLSSKTYDTHFAKLTAEQLAENAKKKVIIGMSGGVDSSVSAFILQQQGYQVEGLFMKNWEEDDDTDYCTAAADLADAQAVADKLGMRLHKINFAAEYWDNVFEHFLNEYKAGRTPNPDILCNKEIKFKAFLEYAAEDLGADYIATGHYVRRSGDDNNAQLLRGLDANKDQSYFLYTLSHKQVGQSLFPVGDIEKPIVRQIAEDLGLATAKKKDSTGICFIGERKFKDFLARYLPAQPGEIRTVDGKVVGRHDGLMYHTLGQRKGLGIGGVKGLSEDPFYVVEKDLINNVLVVAQGHDNSALLSSGLIATQLHWVDRQPIRENLRCTVKTRYRQTDIACEIQPMDNDTIRVIFDEPQIAVTPGQSAVFYQGEVCLGGGVIEEQLK from the coding sequence ATGACAAATCAAACTCAACTTAGCTCAAAAACTTATGATACTCACTTTGCTAAATTAACCGCTGAGCAATTAGCGGAGAATGCGAAAAAGAAAGTGATTATTGGAATGTCCGGTGGCGTAGATTCATCAGTATCCGCTTTTATTCTGCAACAACAAGGTTATCAAGTTGAAGGCCTGTTTATGAAGAACTGGGAAGAAGACGATGATACTGATTATTGTACCGCAGCGGCGGATTTAGCCGATGCTCAAGCGGTGGCGGATAAACTGGGCATGAGACTGCATAAAATCAATTTTGCCGCAGAGTATTGGGATAATGTCTTCGAGCATTTCTTAAACGAATATAAAGCGGGTCGTACACCAAATCCGGATATTCTTTGTAATAAAGAAATTAAATTTAAAGCATTTTTAGAATATGCAGCGGAAGATTTAGGTGCGGATTATATTGCAACCGGTCATTACGTACGTCGTAGCGGTGATGATAATAACGCACAATTATTACGTGGTTTAGATGCAAATAAAGATCAAAGTTATTTCCTTTACACGTTAAGCCATAAGCAAGTAGGACAGAGCCTATTCCCGGTGGGTGATATTGAGAAACCGATTGTACGTCAAATTGCTGAGGATCTCGGTTTAGCGACAGCGAAGAAAAAAGATTCGACCGGTATTTGTTTTATCGGTGAACGTAAATTTAAAGATTTCTTAGCGCGTTATTTACCGGCACAACCGGGCGAAATCAGAACAGTGGACGGTAAAGTTGTCGGTCGTCATGATGGTTTAATGTATCACACCCTCGGTCAGCGTAAAGGCTTAGGAATTGGTGGGGTAAAAGGCTTGAGCGAAGATCCGTTTTATGTGGTCGAAAAAGATCTCATCAATAATGTGTTAGTCGTGGCACAAGGCCATGATAACTCAGCATTGCTTTCAAGCGGTTTAATCGCAACTCAGCTACACTGGGTAGATCGCCAGCCTATTCGTGAAAATTTACGTTGTACGGTCAAAACACGTTATCGTCAAACGGATATCGCGTGTGAAATTCAGCCGATGGATAATGATACGATTCGAGTGATCTTTGATGAGCCGCAAATTGCGGTGACACCGGGACAATCAGCGGTTTTCTATCAAGGCGAAGTTTGCTTAGGTGGCGGTGTTATCGAAGAACAATTGAAGTAA
- the nqrM gene encoding (Na+)-NQR maturation NqrM translates to METLLITFGFFIAVIFAMSIGFIVKGKTIKGSCGGITALGMKKMCDCEEPCDNLKAKMADGTADPEEVARFSKEPQFYEVK, encoded by the coding sequence ATGGAAACATTATTAATTACTTTCGGCTTTTTTATTGCTGTGATTTTTGCAATGTCGATTGGTTTTATCGTAAAAGGAAAAACAATCAAAGGCAGCTGTGGTGGAATTACCGCATTAGGTATGAAAAAAATGTGTGACTGTGAAGAGCCTTGTGACAATCTAAAAGCTAAAATGGCGGACGGTACGGCTGATCCTGAAGAAGTGGCACGTTTCAGCAAAGAACCGCAATTTTACGAAGTAAAATAA
- a CDS encoding FAD:protein FMN transferase gives MKLKSILIFAMSAIFLTACNKAPEQITLQGKTMGTTYTVKYIDDGKVEDLVAPDELQKQLDSLLVTVNNEMSTYQKSSQISHFNQLSQVGQAVEIPSDFAKVVAEAMRLNKVTEGALDVTVGPLVNLWGFGPDKRLNKVPSAEQIAERAKSVGIEKLKLTTGEKPSLTKLVPNLYLDLSSIAKGFGVDKLAEHLESLGLANYLVEIGGELRGKGKNLQGVDWRIAIEQPTLAQGQAAQITVPLHNLGMATSGNYRNYFEDEQGNRLSHIINPKELRPVSHKLASITVFAPTTMTADGLSTGLFVLGPEKALEVAEREKLAVFLIIKNGEAFETKMSSEFEKLINQK, from the coding sequence TTGAAACTTAAATCTATTTTAATTTTTGCAATGTCGGCAATTTTTTTAACCGCTTGTAATAAAGCTCCGGAGCAAATTACCTTACAAGGTAAAACGATGGGAACAACTTATACAGTCAAATATATTGATGACGGTAAAGTTGAAGACTTAGTTGCACCAGACGAGTTACAAAAGCAATTAGATAGTTTATTGGTAACAGTCAATAATGAGATGTCGACTTACCAGAAATCGTCACAAATTAGCCACTTTAATCAGCTGAGCCAAGTTGGACAAGCGGTTGAAATTCCATCGGATTTTGCAAAAGTGGTGGCAGAAGCGATGCGATTAAATAAAGTGACTGAAGGGGCGTTAGATGTCACGGTTGGGCCTTTAGTTAACTTATGGGGTTTTGGACCGGACAAACGTTTAAATAAAGTGCCTTCAGCAGAACAAATTGCTGAACGAGCAAAATCGGTTGGTATTGAAAAACTGAAGTTAACTACAGGTGAAAAACCGTCATTGACAAAATTGGTGCCTAACCTTTATTTAGATCTTTCTTCCATCGCAAAAGGTTTTGGCGTAGATAAATTGGCGGAACATCTGGAAAGTCTCGGTTTGGCGAATTACTTGGTGGAAATCGGTGGCGAGTTGCGTGGTAAAGGGAAAAATTTACAAGGCGTCGATTGGCGTATTGCGATTGAGCAGCCAACATTAGCACAAGGGCAAGCGGCACAGATTACTGTTCCATTACATAATTTGGGTATGGCGACTTCCGGTAATTACCGCAATTATTTCGAAGACGAGCAGGGTAACCGTCTTTCACATATTATTAATCCGAAAGAACTGCGTCCAGTTAGCCATAAATTAGCCTCGATTACCGTATTTGCTCCAACAACAATGACGGCAGATGGTTTATCAACCGGCTTATTCGTATTAGGACCAGAAAAAGCGCTGGAAGTAGCTGAACGTGAAAAGTTAGCGGTTTTCCTGATTATTAAGAACGGCGAAGCATTTGAAACTAAAATGTCGAGCGAATTTGAAAAATTAATTAACCAAAAATAA
- the nqrF gene encoding NADH:ubiquinone reductase (Na(+)-transporting) subunit F — MDSNFIFGIIAFTALVLVLAVIILFAKSKLVDSGDITISINNDPEKGITLPAGGKLLGALASKGIFVSSACGGGGSCGQCKVQVKSGGGEILPTELSHISKKEAKEGWRLACQVNVKSSMDVELPEEIFGVKKWECTVISNDNKATFIKELKLQIPEGEEVPFRAGGYIQIEAEPHTVNYKDFDIPKEYHEDWDKFNLWRYVSKVDEHIIRAYSMASYPEEKGIIMLNVRIATPPPRNPDVPPGQMSSYIWSLKAGDKVTISGPFGEFFAKDTDNEMVFIGGGAGMAPMRSHIFDQLKRLKSKRKMSFWYGARSKREIFYQEDFDQLAAENDNFVWHVALSDALPEDNWTGYTGFIHNVLYENYLKNHEAPEDCEYYMCGPPVMNAAVIGMLKSLGVEDENILLDDFGG; from the coding sequence GTGGATAGTAATTTTATTTTCGGTATTATCGCATTTACTGCTCTTGTATTAGTGCTTGCGGTGATCATTCTTTTCGCTAAATCAAAATTAGTCGATTCAGGTGATATTACCATCTCAATCAATAACGATCCGGAAAAAGGCATTACACTTCCGGCGGGTGGTAAATTACTTGGTGCTTTAGCGAGCAAAGGTATTTTCGTATCGTCAGCTTGTGGCGGCGGCGGCTCATGCGGTCAATGTAAAGTACAAGTAAAATCTGGCGGCGGTGAAATTCTTCCAACCGAGTTATCGCACATTTCGAAGAAAGAAGCGAAAGAAGGTTGGCGTTTAGCGTGTCAGGTAAACGTAAAATCTTCAATGGATGTTGAACTTCCGGAAGAAATCTTTGGTGTGAAAAAATGGGAATGTACCGTTATTTCTAACGATAACAAAGCAACCTTCATCAAAGAGCTTAAACTTCAAATTCCTGAAGGTGAAGAAGTACCTTTCCGTGCGGGTGGTTATATCCAAATTGAAGCGGAACCTCATACAGTTAACTATAAAGACTTCGATATTCCGAAAGAGTATCACGAAGACTGGGATAAATTTAACTTATGGCGTTATGTGTCAAAAGTAGACGAGCATATTATTCGTGCTTACTCAATGGCTTCATATCCGGAAGAGAAAGGCATCATTATGCTAAACGTGCGTATTGCAACGCCTCCACCACGTAACCCAGATGTTCCACCGGGTCAAATGTCTTCATACATTTGGTCATTAAAAGCAGGTGATAAAGTAACGATTTCTGGTCCGTTCGGTGAATTCTTCGCGAAAGATACCGACAACGAAATGGTATTTATCGGTGGTGGTGCTGGTATGGCGCCAATGCGTTCACATATCTTTGACCAATTAAAACGTTTAAAATCTAAACGTAAAATGTCATTCTGGTATGGTGCTCGTTCTAAACGTGAAATCTTCTATCAAGAAGACTTTGACCAATTAGCGGCTGAAAACGATAACTTCGTATGGCACGTAGCACTTTCAGATGCGTTACCGGAAGATAACTGGACAGGTTACACAGGCTTTATTCACAACGTACTTTATGAGAACTATCTGAAAAATCATGAAGCGCCGGAAGACTGTGAATACTATATGTGTGGTCCACCAGTGATGAACGCAGCGGTAATCGGTATGCTGAAGAGCTTAGGTGTTGAAGACGAAAACATCTTATTAGATGATTTCGGTGGTTAA
- the nqrE gene encoding NADH:ubiquinone reductase (Na(+)-transporting) subunit E: MEHYLSLFVKSVFIENMALSFFLGMCTFLAVSKKVSTAFGLGIAVIVVLGIAVPANQLVYTHVLKDGALVEGVDLSFLNFITFIGVIAALVQILEMILDKFFPALYSALGIFLPLITVNCAIFGGVSFMVQREYNFTESVVYGIGAGTGWMLAIVALAGLTEKMKYSDVPAGLRGLGITFITVGLMALGFMSFSGIQL, translated from the coding sequence ATGGAACATTATTTAAGTCTATTTGTTAAGTCTGTATTCATTGAGAATATGGCACTTTCTTTCTTCCTTGGTATGTGTACATTCCTTGCGGTGTCTAAGAAAGTTTCAACTGCTTTTGGTTTAGGTATTGCGGTAATCGTAGTATTAGGTATTGCGGTACCGGCTAACCAATTAGTTTATACACACGTATTAAAAGACGGCGCACTTGTTGAAGGTGTGGATTTAAGTTTCTTAAACTTCATCACGTTCATCGGTGTGATTGCAGCACTTGTTCAAATCTTAGAAATGATTTTGGATAAGTTCTTCCCGGCATTATATAGCGCATTAGGTATCTTCTTACCGTTGATTACCGTAAACTGTGCAATCTTCGGTGGTGTATCATTCATGGTTCAACGTGAATACAATTTCACGGAATCTGTGGTTTATGGTATCGGTGCCGGTACGGGTTGGATGTTAGCAATCGTTGCGCTTGCAGGTTTAACTGAAAAAATGAAATATTCTGATGTTCCGGCAGGTTTACGTGGTTTAGGTATTACCTTTATCACTGTTGGCTTAATGGCGTTAGGCTTCATGTCATTCTCAGGCATTCAATTATAA
- a CDS encoding NADH:ubiquinone reductase (Na(+)-transporting) subunit D → MASNNLKKLLLSPIADNNPIALQILGICSALAVTTQLQTAVVMAIAVSLVTAFSSMFISMIRNFIPNSIRIIVQMAIIASLVILVDQILRAYAYDLSKQLSVFVGLIITNCIVMGRAEAFAMKSGPVESFVDGIGNGLGYGAMLIIVAFFRELIGSGKIFGITVLETVQNGGWYQANGLFLLAPSAFFIIGFVIWGIRTWKPEQVEK, encoded by the coding sequence ATGGCGAGTAACAATCTTAAAAAGTTATTGTTATCTCCAATCGCGGATAACAACCCGATTGCATTACAGATCTTAGGTATCTGTTCTGCATTAGCGGTAACTACTCAGTTACAAACTGCGGTAGTAATGGCGATTGCAGTAAGTTTAGTTACTGCTTTCTCTAGTATGTTTATTTCAATGATTCGTAACTTTATTCCTAATAGTATTCGTATCATTGTACAAATGGCTATCATTGCATCACTTGTAATCTTAGTTGACCAAATTTTACGTGCGTATGCATATGACTTATCGAAACAGCTTTCTGTATTCGTAGGTCTTATCATTACTAACTGTATCGTAATGGGTCGTGCTGAAGCATTTGCAATGAAATCAGGTCCGGTAGAAAGTTTCGTTGACGGTATTGGTAACGGTTTAGGTTACGGTGCGATGTTAATCATCGTGGCATTTTTCCGTGAATTAATCGGTTCAGGTAAAATCTTCGGTATTACCGTATTAGAAACTGTTCAAAACGGCGGTTGGTATCAAGCAAACGGTTTATTCTTATTAGCGCCAAGTGCGTTCTTCATTATCGGTTTTGTGATTTGGGGAATTCGTACCTGGAAACCAGAGCAAGTGGAGAAATAA
- a CDS encoding Na(+)-translocating NADH-quinone reductase subunit C produces MAKFNKDSVGGTLTVVVLLSLICSLIVAGAAVLLKPTQDIQKVLDKQKNILQAAGLMQPNTNVQETYAKFIEPKIVDLATGDYVEGVANFDAKVAAKDPAQNVAINPADDKANIKVRAKYAEVYLVKDEAGKVSQVVLPMYGNGLWSIMYGFVAVQPDANTVNGITYYEQGETAGLGGEIANPNWQKNFVGKKLFNANNEVALTVGKGASADKDHGIDGLSGATLTSNGVDGSFKYWFGANGFGPYLAKFKAAMGAN; encoded by the coding sequence ATGGCTAAATTTAATAAAGATAGCGTAGGCGGTACTTTAACCGTTGTTGTGTTATTAAGTTTAATCTGTTCTCTTATCGTAGCGGGTGCGGCAGTATTGCTTAAACCTACGCAAGATATTCAGAAAGTGCTTGATAAACAAAAGAACATTTTACAAGCAGCAGGTTTAATGCAGCCAAATACAAACGTGCAAGAAACCTATGCGAAATTCATCGAACCTAAAATCGTTGATTTAGCGACCGGTGATTATGTTGAAGGTGTAGCAAACTTTGATGCGAAAGTAGCTGCGAAAGATCCTGCACAAAACGTAGCGATCAATCCGGCTGATGATAAAGCGAACATCAAAGTACGCGCTAAATATGCGGAAGTTTATTTAGTAAAAGACGAAGCGGGTAAAGTAAGCCAAGTCGTACTTCCTATGTACGGTAACGGTTTATGGTCAATTATGTACGGCTTTGTTGCGGTTCAACCAGATGCGAACACCGTAAATGGTATTACTTACTATGAACAAGGTGAAACTGCGGGTCTTGGCGGCGAAATCGCTAACCCTAACTGGCAGAAAAACTTTGTAGGTAAGAAATTATTCAACGCAAACAATGAAGTGGCATTAACCGTTGGTAAAGGTGCTTCAGCAGATAAAGATCACGGTATTGACGGCTTATCTGGTGCAACATTAACTTCAAACGGTGTTGACGGCTCATTCAAATATTGGTTCGGTGCTAACGGTTTCGGTCCATATTTAGCGAAATTCAAAGCAGCAATGGGAGCTAACTAA